The window TTTCTGGGTTCTTCCCAGCAACGCAGATGCTTTGAATTAGAGATTCCCATATACCACTTCTGGAGAGAAACCCATCTTTTCCCAATTGGATCACGAAAACCGTCGTCGGAGAGGAGAACGTTGTCGGGGAGGAGGACTTTCGCCAGAGAGGAGAACCTTCGTCGAAGAGTTCGTCTTCGTTGCTCGCATCTTGTAGACCCAAAACTgaaaggaatgagaggggaagATAGGGTCTTTTTGAATAAAGGTATGAGGACTTTTTGGGGTTTTCAATTTGTTTCAATGAAACTAATGGCTTAAGCCAAATAAGACACTAACGGTGTGAACTTTTtggatttaaatgtaattttttgatttttaagaaaaattatgTAATTACGACAAACAACAGGGGAGGTAGATTAAAAAAtccttccttttgtttttggcAATTGGCAATAAAATAAGTAACTTGTCTGGCACATTATCTTCTTAAAATCTTTCTATAATCCATTTATCTAGATTATGGGATTCTGTTTGCTGGGTTAGGTCTGTTTAATCTAAAGAAGGTGACAATCAGAAATGTAAACAAAAGTAAGCTAAGGAAGAACATGTGAAGAAATGAACATTATAATAAGGGGAAAAGAACTTACAAGTATAAGCTACTGGAAATTCTGTGACAATAATCCAAAGccaaaagttttggtcaaccaTGGTTTTCTAATCAAACATATGGGGTCTTAAACTCTAAGTAATAATCATTGCTGACCAAACCTTTCCAGCccctagttaacaattcggtcgaataattcgtgaattattcggccgaatcgaattttactaatttgaatttaaaacacgAATAATTCAGACCCCATATGTTAAACCAAATTATTCGGtacacttaaacagtatttaaaaaaaaaaaaaaaNNNNNNNNNNNNNNNNNNNNNNNNNNNNNNNNttttttttttttttttcatcttcttctcccacaaatttccgcctccttcttcccatcttttttctccacctaattcttctgtaacaatcgtacgaatctactctttgtttcatttcttctcattacTTCATTAGTTCATCCTAAaataggggagatatcaagccttgatgaATAATTTGAGGTTCCGGAGGATCAAGACAGATTCATATCTCCGTatcaatcaatcttcttttatattgttgctttaattttgaaaaattagtgcgtcttagtgtaatatgggtcttgtgaactTAAGcaaaatgatagtgaaaattttttgtggtcaatttatttatttgttttattgtagttgtaatctttctttcactcttttggggcctaatctatttcatgagtagaaattagATTATAATAACCATTGCTTTCATCgctcaatgataattttttcatagttttttactttattgtataaagtaatttgttctttctaagtatacaaatcaagttaataacttgataaataaaaaatatacaataaactataaaaataatatccgaattttttggccgacttttatttttttaatcgaataattctcaaATCCGAATCTGActtcgatttttattttgtctgcttttttgaccgcttttttgatcgaattcttaaattaatcaatcaaattattccgaataatttttcacccaaataatacccgaatccgaatttgccaACTATGTTCCAGCCTAAATAACAGTAACGGGGGAAGAGAGGAGACGGAGGGAGCttctgaaaaaacaaaaatttagaTTTCAGAGCACAAATCCTTCATAGTCTGAGAAAAAATGGTGGCAGTGTTTAACAGAGAGCTATTAAGTTGGTACCTCATCACTGTTAAACTCAGGGAGACTGTAGAAGCTAACATTCCAAAGTCACCTGGTTCTACCTCATCACGCGACCTGCAAGGCGAACCATCCCAACAGCAAAAGCCACAGCCAGAGTTGGAGAAGCAAGAACCCTCCTTTCCCCATTTGGTAACAGTcaatggtggaggagaaaatctaaaagaagaagaagaagaagaagaagaagaagaagggaatcgGAATGAAGAACCAGAGTTCGTGATCTCCATTAGAGAGAAGCTAGAGCAAGCACGTCAAGACCACGACGCAGCCTCATGGGCCAAGCTCTGTATCTACAAAGTACCAAGAAGCATCCGGGAAGGCCACGAATCCCAAAAGGCCTTCGTTCCCCAAACCGTTTCCTTGGGTCCATACCATCACGGTCGGGAGCACCTCCGAGACATGGAGCAGCACAAATGGCGATCCTTCCACCAGATTCTCAGGCGAACCCACCAGGACGCGAATCTCTACCTCAAGTCCATCGGGGAGCTCGAGGAGAAGGCTCGCGCCTGCTACGAAGGCCCAATCCCTCTCACCAGCCACGAATTCGTGGAGATGTTGGTTCTCGACGGTTGCTTCGTGCTCGAATTCTTCCGCGGCGCCGCCCAAGATTTCAAGCATCTGGGTTATTCACGCAACGATCCGGTCTTCGCATTTCGGGGAGTTATGCATTCAATTCAGCGCGATATGATCATGTTGGAGAAtcaaatccctctttttgtactCGATCGTCTTCTAGGTCTCCAAATTGGTGAGCCTGACCAGAGAGGACTAGTGGCGAAACTCGCCCTCCGATTCTTCGACCCATTAACGCCAACAGACGAGCCGCTAAGGGAGCGCGATATGAACAAATTGGAGTCATCGGTAACTCATATTACCAGTACCCCATTCGATCCCTTGTCCGATCAGACCGGCCTCCACTGCCTGGACGTTTTCCGGCGAAGCCTCTTACGGAAAGGACCCACACCCGAACCACCGTCGGCGTCAAGgaaatggatgaaatggagatcTCAGGCGGTGAGAGTGGCGGACAAGCGGCGGCAGCAACTGATCCACTGCGTAACAGATTTGAAAGAGGCAGGAGTCCAATTCAAAAAGAGGAAGACGGATCGGTTCTGGGATATCAAATTCGAGAATGGGATTTTATGGATACCTAGATTGTTGATCCACGATGGAACCAAATCGCTTTTCCTGAACCTTATAGCATTCGAACAGTGCCACTTGGACTGCGGCAACGAAATCACATCGTACGTGATCTTCATGGACAATCTTATAAACTCGCCGGAGGATGTGGCGTACCTCCATTACTGCGATATCATTGAGCATTGGCTGGGAAGCGATGCAGAGGTGGCGGAGTTGTTCAATAGGTTGTGTCAGGAGGTGGTGTATGAGATTGACAAGAGTGAACTGTCTCGGTTGTCGGAGAAGGTGAACCGATACTGCAACTACAGGTGGAATTCATGGAGGGCAAGCTTGGCGCATAATTACTTTAATAACCCTTGGGCTATCATCTCTGTCTTCGCTGCTATCTTCTTGTTGCTTCTCACTTCAGCACAGACCTTTTACAGCGTTTATGCATACTACAGGCCCTGAAAGAGAGTCCAGGTCAGCCATCAGCTGCACATTTGGCATACTTTGTTAGTCAACACGTGTCCCAGGTCTGATGAAGTGgttttttctcttattctgTTTAGGCCAAAGTATGGGGACGGGGTTGTaactatttatttgtttctttgtttttttggtaagagcAATGCGTAAACATAGCTAAGAAAACTTACAATTACATTCTGAATCCTTTTCTTCCATCCAACGGTTATGTGTATGGTCGTGCATtatgcatagttttgtataacAATTTTTTGTCATTAAAAAGTTTCATTATTAGTTCAACTTCTTCAACATATGgttgttcttttatttcttctaacAAAGTATAGCAAAAATAACAACGAGATGTGTATAGTGTATATAAGCTATGAATATAAGTTTCATTTGTGTATCATAATCGCCTTTTATTCAAGCCGATATAGTTGAACCAGCGCATTTAAAAAATGTAGCCATTTATCGTGTGAAATAGAGGGCAATTTAGGCATTTTACAACACCAGGGAAGGAGGAGTGGAGGTTTTCTTTTATGGGGAATAAAGAAGATAAGTAAGAAGAAGAGTTGTAGTAAATATAGGAAAAATGTAGAggagtgatagtaattgccCCAATATATCATAGTTTTATTGCTAAACTAAGAAACCATGTACAAGATAACAAGGGTTACAGAAGACCACTTAAAGGGTCAAAATGGAACATTACTCTGAGATCACTTGGATACTTACTTAACCCAAATGGGGGAACTCACTCAGCCATAAGAAGACCAAACTCAAATGGAGATCACTTATTACAAGAGTTTACATTGGactcaaattcttcttctttccttttcctacactgaatacaaatatatatagggaaagTGTAGAACTAATTGTTGAAAAGAGTCGTTGATATATTACTATTGGAATAAAGTCATTGAAATATTACTGTTGAAATAGAACCGTTGAAATATAGCCGTTGGACCAGTAATATATTGGAAACCGTTGAACTCACAAGTGACTAGTGACATTATagcttctttaaaaaaaaaaaaactttgtttttCGACTAGCTATATATTGGAAAGAATAGAGTCGTTGAAATATAACCATTGGAATAGAACCGTTGAAAATTACCGACTAGTGATATGGCTTCATAAATAACTCTGTTTTTGGACTAGCTATTGGAAAGAGCCGTTGAAATGCAATTGTTGCAATAAAGTCAGTGGAAGATAACTGTTGGAAAGAGTCGTTAAAATATAACCGTTAAAAATTAATGACTAGTGGCATTATggcttcataatttttttttggattagtaGCAATAGCTTCAGATTCTaattgcaaaatagaaatggGAAAAATGCCTATGCCCTGACTCATGGCATCTTCATATTATACAGGTATATTCTTCATCTGAGCAAGAACAGCATTTGAAAATTCAGATTAGCCCCCC is drawn from Macadamia integrifolia cultivar HAES 741 chromosome 7, SCU_Mint_v3, whole genome shotgun sequence and contains these coding sequences:
- the LOC122083893 gene encoding UPF0481 protein At3g47200-like gives rise to the protein MVAVFNRELLSWYLITVKLRETVEANIPKSPGSTSSRDLQGEPSQQQKPQPELEKQEPSFPHLVTVNGGGENLKEEEEEEEEEEGNRNEEPEFVISIREKLEQARQDHDAASWAKLCIYKVPRSIREGHESQKAFVPQTVSLGPYHHGREHLRDMEQHKWRSFHQILRRTHQDANLYLKSIGELEEKARACYEGPIPLTSHEFVEMLVLDGCFVLEFFRGAAQDFKHLGYSRNDPVFAFRGVMHSIQRDMIMLENQIPLFVLDRLLGLQIGEPDQRGLVAKLALRFFDPLTPTDEPLRERDMNKLESSVTHITSTPFDPLSDQTGLHCLDVFRRSLLRKGPTPEPPSASRKWMKWRSQAVRVADKRRQQLIHCVTDLKEAGVQFKKRKTDRFWDIKFENGILWIPRLLIHDGTKSLFLNLIAFEQCHLDCGNEITSYVIFMDNLINSPEDVAYLHYCDIIEHWLGSDAEVAELFNRLCQEVVYEIDKSELSRLSEKVNRYCNYRWNSWRASLAHNYFNNPWAIISVFAAIFLLLLTSAQTFYSVYAYYRP